Proteins from one Humidesulfovibrio mexicanus genomic window:
- a CDS encoding ExbD/TolR family protein: MSADFGLDNDFDDSIDLTPLIDVVFMLLLFFILATTFMKPAIAVSLPKAATAQSQTRERQLVITIDSQGRVLHGDQVVEPTGYSALLDMEPGVPINFMVHRDAPFQSFMGVVDEARRKGRTNFIITTEPDHADRG, translated from the coding sequence ATGAGCGCGGATTTCGGTCTGGACAACGACTTCGACGACAGCATCGACTTGACGCCGCTCATCGACGTGGTGTTCATGCTGCTGTTGTTCTTCATCCTGGCCACAACGTTCATGAAACCGGCCATCGCCGTCAGCCTGCCCAAGGCCGCCACGGCCCAAAGCCAGACGCGGGAACGGCAGCTGGTCATCACCATCGACAGCCAGGGCCGGGTTCTCCACGGCGACCAGGTGGTGGAGCCGACGGGCTACTCCGCCCTGCTCGACATGGAACCCGGCGTCCCCATCAACTTCATGGTCCACCGGGATGCGCCGTTCCAATCCTTCATGGGCGTGGTGGACGAGGCGCGGCGCAAAGGCCGCACGAACTTCATCATCACCACGGAGCCAGACCATGCGGATCGTGGGTGA